Proteins encoded within one genomic window of Saccharicrinis carchari:
- a CDS encoding putative signal transducing protein, with product MKKLVYGHIVDIEIYKDLLFKAGVECLVKNEFEQASRAGFGAGLPGNADLYVDESDFEKAREIVNAYKETNQ from the coding sequence ATGAAAAAGTTAGTTTATGGCCATATTGTGGATATTGAAATTTATAAGGATTTACTTTTCAAGGCAGGTGTTGAATGCTTAGTGAAAAATGAATTTGAACAAGCGTCGCGGGCTGGTTTTGGTGCCGGATTACCAGGTAATGCCGACTTGTATGTGGATGAATCAGATTTTGAGAAGGCCAGAGAGATTGTAAATGCATATAAAGAAACCAACCAATAG
- a CDS encoding DUF423 domain-containing protein, translated as MKKIVLLVGACYGLLSVVLGAFGAHALKKILSAQALQSFETGVKYQMYHALVLLLIGFYFSFSSKIESYMAWAFILGTFLFSVSIYFLALGTTRDWTLGWLGPITPLGGLFLIIAWVLLIVNIYNGMK; from the coding sequence ATGAAGAAAATAGTTTTGTTGGTGGGAGCCTGCTATGGATTGTTGTCCGTTGTATTGGGTGCTTTTGGTGCACACGCCCTAAAAAAAATATTGAGTGCGCAAGCCTTACAGAGTTTCGAAACAGGGGTTAAATATCAGATGTACCACGCCTTGGTGTTGTTGCTCATCGGTTTTTATTTTTCGTTTTCGTCAAAAATAGAAAGTTACATGGCATGGGCATTTATACTGGGTACTTTTTTGTTTTCGGTAAGTATTTACTTTTTGGCCTTAGGTACAACCCGCGATTGGACACTTGGTTGGCTGGGGCCGATAACACCTTTAGGTGGTTTATTCTTAATTATAGCCTGGGTACTGCTCATAGTAAATATTTATAACGGTATGAAATAA